The following coding sequences are from one Treponema bryantii window:
- a CDS encoding class I SAM-dependent methyltransferase, translating to MATEEMEFRKIFDTIPEEFDKYRPRYSKELFDSLIDYAKIGPGKSVLEIGPGTGQATDPILDTGCDYHAIELGEYLYAKMHEKYGNRPNFNIVNDDFITHDFGSEKYDMIYSAATIQWIPEDIAFSKTYSLLKEGGTLAMMLVSAEYRSTNEALCDDIQKVYDQYFKPEYEYQHRSFHYDNAPNYGYKNFERRDFYGVRRFTADEYVAFSKTHCDHLVIPEPYNTKFFDGLRNTVLAHGNCIIFKDTYVLYLAKK from the coding sequence TTGGCAACTGAAGAAATGGAATTCCGAAAAATATTTGATACAATTCCGGAAGAGTTTGATAAATATCGTCCTCGTTACAGCAAAGAACTTTTTGATTCTTTAATTGATTATGCAAAAATAGGCCCAGGGAAATCTGTTCTTGAGATTGGGCCAGGAACCGGACAGGCAACTGATCCGATTCTGGATACAGGCTGCGATTATCATGCGATTGAACTTGGTGAATACCTTTATGCAAAGATGCATGAAAAATATGGCAATCGTCCGAACTTTAATATCGTAAATGATGATTTTATTACTCATGATTTTGGTTCAGAAAAATATGATATGATTTATTCGGCAGCAACCATTCAGTGGATCCCTGAAGATATTGCTTTTTCAAAAACCTACAGCCTGCTCAAAGAAGGCGGCACCCTTGCAATGATGCTTGTTTCTGCAGAGTACCGTTCAACAAATGAAGCTTTGTGTGATGATATTCAAAAAGTATATGATCAGTATTTTAAGCCGGAATACGAATATCAGCATAGAAGCTTTCATTACGATAATGCTCCAAACTACGGATATAAAAATTTCGAACGCCGTGATTTTTACGGAGTGCGAAGATTCACCGCAGATGAATATGTTGCCTTTAGTAAAACTCACTGCGACCATCTTGTAATTCCGGAGCCTTACAATACAAAATTCTTTGATGGCCTGCGCAACACTGTCCTTGCTCATGGGAACTGCATTATCTTCAAAGATACTTATGTTTTGTATCTGGCGAAGAAATAA
- a CDS encoding VOC family protein — MIKGIHHISMKCGTAEELAKVREFYIELLGLKIIREWAEGMMIDTGNGLLEIFTNADGTHCLGAIRHMALLTDDVDEIAAKVKAAGYDLFIEPNNKDILSDPVYPIRMAFCYGPLGEQVEFYMER; from the coding sequence ATGATAAAAGGCATCCACCATATTTCAATGAAATGCGGAACAGCAGAAGAGCTAGCCAAAGTCCGCGAATTTTATATTGAGCTTCTTGGTTTGAAAATCATACGTGAGTGGGCAGAGGGTATGATGATTGATACAGGCAACGGCCTGCTCGAAATCTTTACAAATGCTGATGGAACTCACTGTCTTGGTGCAATCCGACATATGGCACTTCTTACTGATGACGTTGATGAAATTGCGGCGAAGGTGAAGGCTGCCGGCTACGACCTTTTTATTGAACCGAACAACAAAGATATTCTTTCTGATCCTGTGTACCCAATCCGCATGGCATTCTGCTACGGCCCGCTTGGAGAGCAGGTTGAGTTTTATATGGAGCGATAA
- a CDS encoding NAD(P)H-dependent oxidoreductase, whose translation MKAFIVYCHPSEESFTSHVRDSFIKEIIDSGNEYVISDLYKMDFKSDMTEQEYLRDANYRTAPAVTAGNPIERLEEFGLLDSMKKVMLGDRLFNRVKQADFIVFDSTSRENPLREKNWDANLKKAYEIGKDLFA comes from the coding sequence ATGAAAGCATTTATCGTTTACTGTCATCCGTCTGAGGAATCTTTTACAAGTCACGTGCGCGACTCATTTATCAAGGAAATTATTGATTCTGGAAATGAGTATGTTATTTCTGATTTATACAAAATGGATTTTAAATCAGATATGACAGAGCAGGAATATCTTCGCGATGCAAATTACAGGACTGCGCCGGCAGTTACTGCAGGAAATCCAATTGAACGCCTTGAAGAGTTTGGACTACTGGACAGCATGAAAAAAGTGATGCTTGGTGACAGACTTTTTAATCGCGTAAAGCAGGCAGACTTTATTGTCTTTGACAGCACATCCAGAGAAAATCCACTTCGCGAAAAGAACTGGGATGCGAATCTGAAAAAGGCTTATGAGATTGGAAAAGATTTATTTGCATAA
- a CDS encoding TfoX/Sxy family protein, whose translation MNEFNEYVRDYFSEAGDIVIKPMMGGFLVYFYGKLIGDVCGDELFLKRTPTSDRLLADSDLRYPYEESKTLMHVFDSFDDKCLIQELLEGMYAELPEKKTKKAK comes from the coding sequence ATGAATGAATTTAATGAATATGTTCGTGACTATTTTTCTGAAGCAGGTGATATTGTCATAAAACCTATGATGGGCGGATTCCTTGTATATTTTTATGGTAAGCTGATAGGTGACGTTTGTGGTGATGAACTTTTCTTAAAGAGAACTCCGACTTCAGACAGACTGCTTGCAGACTCCGATCTGCGTTACCCGTATGAAGAATCAAAAACTCTGATGCACGTATTTGATAGTTTTGATGATAAGTGTCTGATTCAGGAACTTCTGGAAGGCATGTATGCAGAACTCCCGGAAAAGAAAACTAAGAAAGCAAAATGA
- a CDS encoding isochorismatase family protein, with product MILLVVDTQKGCFNESLYAFETVKNNIKKLIAVARENNVEVAYVQHDDGPGTDLDKLTDNYEVYEEFAPRAGEKRFEKNVNSAFHPMTGLTYYLNSKGEKDIITIGVSTDYCMDATIKSGFERGFNIYVPAYTNSTYDNPYFDKETAYKYFNEFMWGRRYAKIITMEDAIQLLQESGKGSQN from the coding sequence ATGATACTATTAGTTGTAGATACACAGAAGGGATGTTTTAACGAAAGTTTGTATGCATTCGAAACGGTAAAAAACAATATCAAAAAGTTGATTGCTGTTGCGAGAGAAAATAATGTTGAAGTCGCATATGTTCAGCATGATGACGGACCTGGAACCGATCTTGATAAGCTTACAGATAATTATGAAGTGTATGAAGAATTTGCTCCAAGAGCTGGCGAGAAGCGATTTGAAAAAAATGTAAACAGTGCTTTTCATCCCATGACGGGGCTGACATATTATCTGAATTCCAAAGGCGAGAAAGATATTATTACAATCGGAGTTTCAACAGACTATTGCATGGATGCCACAATTAAAAGTGGATTTGAGAGGGGGTTCAATATCTATGTTCCCGCCTACACAAACTCAACCTATGACAATCCCTATTTTGATAAGGAAACAGCCTACAAGTATTTCAACGAATTTATGTGGGGAAGGCGCTACGCAAAGATAATCACAATGGAAGATGCAATCCAGCTTTTGCAGGAATCTGGAAAAGGGAGTCAGAATTAA
- a CDS encoding type II toxin-antitoxin system RelE/ParE family toxin: protein MEYTIKFIPLARQDLTDIVNYILNEFQNPIAAENTLNKIEKAIYERLEDGPESFAIWPSTKNREHPYRRINVGNYTVWYVVIDNVMEIRRIQPARRNEERFL, encoded by the coding sequence ATGGAATATACAATTAAATTCATTCCTTTAGCACGACAAGATTTAACCGATATCGTGAACTATATTCTAAATGAATTTCAGAATCCAATTGCTGCAGAAAACACTCTCAATAAAATTGAGAAAGCAATTTATGAACGACTTGAAGATGGCCCTGAATCATTTGCAATCTGGCCTTCAACTAAAAATCGTGAGCATCCATATCGCCGAATAAATGTTGGAAACTATACTGTCTGGTATGTTGTGATTGATAACGTAATGGAAATCCGAAGAATCCAGCCAGCAAGAAGGAATGAAGAACGATTCTTATAG